Within the Tissierellales bacterium genome, the region TTGCTATCAAAGCACTCTCACTCATATAACTGACTATAATATATATTATGACCATCTGAGATACATCATATGACATTACTTCCATCGCAGCCGGAAAACCTATCTTATAAATATTTTTTAGTGTATCCCAAGGAAATGGTTTTACTTTTTTTAGTACACTTAAATGTTCTATCTTGCTAAATATCACGCCCCAAAGTATGAGCATTCCTAAAACCCTACTAATAGCAGTAGCCATTGCAACACCTTTGACTCCTAGCACTGGCATATTGAACCATCCAAATATAAATACTGCATCCAAAAAAGCATTTAAAGTATTCATTGCAAGTGTAGTTCTCATAGAAATTTTTGTATATCCATGGCTTCTTATTGTTGCACTTATAGTTACAAATATAGCTTGAGCAAAACTCATACTACCAACAATCATAAGATAAGTCTTCGCATGGGAAAATAAACTGCTTTCGAGTCCTAGTTTCCCGATTATATACCCAGCTCCCATATAAAGGCCAACACTAAATAATAATCCAACTATAGAATTTACTATAAGTGATACGGCAAATACTTCTGAAGCTTTTTTTCTCTTCTTTGCTCCCAAGTATTGTGCTGTCAATACTGCAGTTCCTCCAGATGTTATAGAAAAAACTATATTAACCATCATTATGATTTGATTTGACGTGCTAACTCCCGCTGCAGCCCTATCTGAATAATGGCTTAACATATAAGTATCTACAAAGCCTAATAACATGAATAGCAACAATTCTATAAATATTGGCCAAGTTAATTTGTAAAGATTTTTAGTCATATAATCCTCCTGATTTTCAAATACTTGCCTTTTTTCTTTTACTCATTATATAATATAATTTAGTTGTGATACAGTATTTTAATACAGAACAAGGAGTTATTTTATGGGTTATATAATGGATTTACGAAAACACGTCGGACATGCTCCATTAATCATGGCTGGTGCGGGAGTATTGGTTTTAAGTGAAAATAATGAAGTATTATTGCAAAAAAGAAGTGACAATCTTTGCTGGGGCATAATAGGTGGTAGCATTGAACTTGGTGAAACGCTTGAGGAAACTGCCAAAAGAGAAGCTTTAGAAGAAGCTGGCATTGAAGTATTTGATTTAAAGCTATTTAATGTATACTCCGGACCAAATAGTTACTACAAATATCCAAATGGTGACGAAGTCTACAATGTTGCAACTATTTACACTACCTATCATTATTCTGGTGATTTACGCCCTGACAAAAATGAAACATTAGAACTCAAATTTTTTCCAATAGATAATATTCCAAATAAAATAAATCCCCCAGACAAAATAATTCTGAAGGATTTAGTAGCGCGAATTACAAACACCCGACTCTTGTGACATGCTCCTACTACAAAAATAAAGATTTTG harbors:
- a CDS encoding MATE family efflux transporter; this encodes MTKNLYKLTWPIFIELLLFMLLGFVDTYMLSHYSDRAAAGVSTSNQIIMMVNIVFSITSGGTAVLTAQYLGAKKRKKASEVFAVSLIVNSIVGLLFSVGLYMGAGYIIGKLGLESSLFSHAKTYLMIVGSMSFAQAIFVTISATIRSHGYTKISMRTTLAMNTLNAFLDAVFIFGWFNMPVLGVKGVAMATAISRVLGMLILWGVIFSKIEHLSVLKKVKPFPWDTLKNIYKIGFPAAMEVMSYDVSQMVIIYIIVSYMSESALIAKTYVQNIVMFTYLFSAAIGQGSEIIIGHCVGERKFEEAYDLGIKSLIKAQGFTVIICFVFYLNRHGLMNLFTDDLNIIKLGSQVIAVDFVLELGRTFNVVIINSLRGAGDTLFPVVMALISMWSIGVGLAYVLGVIFNLGLTGVWIAFACDEWFRGLSMYGRWKKKKWMAKSFA
- a CDS encoding NUDIX hydrolase; this encodes MGYIMDLRKHVGHAPLIMAGAGVLVLSENNEVLLQKRSDNLCWGIIGGSIELGETLEETAKREALEEAGIEVFDLKLFNVYSGPNSYYKYPNGDEVYNVATIYTTYHYSGDLRPDKNETLELKFFPIDNIPNKINPPDKIILKDLVARITNTRLL